A segment of the Mangrovimonas sp. YM274 genome:
TATTATGCGTTTCCAAGTACTTCACGATAAAGAAACTTGGCCTCCCTTTTTATTGAAAGCTAAATTTGAAAACTTAAAGACGAATGAAATCCAATGAGAGCTAAAAAGGTAATGATGAGGTTACAAGAGCATATCAAAAAGTTAGTCGTTAAAATTTTGATATCTTGTTTTGGAAATAGGATTATTTCGTTTGAAGAAAATGATTCAGGTAAAGTTGTCTTTATCATGGGAATGTTTCGGTCAGGGACAACTTTAACAGCTCAGGTAATGAGAGGGTTGGGATTTAAAATGGGACCCGATTGGCAGCTTCTTAAAGGAGTGGGAAAGCGTAAACAGTTAAATCCAAATGGGTTTTATGAAGATTATTTATTCTCTGCCTTAGCTTGGTATTGGATGCATAAACTAAACAAAACGGGAGATGATTTACCTAAAATAGAGGAAGTAAATGGATTTTGTTTAGAAAATTTACCAGTGAGGGACTTTATTTTATTTTGTGAACAAGCTTATCTTGAAGAGCGGATTTCCTATTTTAACAAGATACGAGCTTATGTATATTTAATTATAAATAAGGAAAAAGCTTTTTATCGAGATAAGGAAGTTATAAAGGTGCCAATGTTGGTTCCTTTTCATAAGCAGTTGATAGATTGGTTCCCCAATGCCAAGTTTTTAATTGTAATACGTAATCCGGATGCAACAATTAGTTCTTCAAAAGTGCTGACAGAAAAATCTGGCATAGAGTTGTATAATTCATATTACGACCATCTAGTAAGTGGCTATGAAGAGTGTAAGGAAAAATGTACAGTGCTCTCTTACGATATCTTACTACAAAAGCCTGAGGAATCAATCAAGATTTTGTCAAAATTATTTGGAAAGGAATATAAGGAAACAAAATCTCTCATAGACAAAAAGCTCATTAGGAACAAGGATAAGAATGAATGGATTTCAGATCAATATCTCTTCCTTTTTAAAGAAGCCGTAAATGGATTACAAGTAATTTAATGTGAAGAATTGAAAGTACTAATAGTAAATACCTATGATTTTGGAGGGGCAGCAAATTCATGTGTCAGACTTCATCTGGGACTTT
Coding sequences within it:
- a CDS encoding sulfotransferase, translating into MRAKKVMMRLQEHIKKLVVKILISCFGNRIISFEENDSGKVVFIMGMFRSGTTLTAQVMRGLGFKMGPDWQLLKGVGKRKQLNPNGFYEDYLFSALAWYWMHKLNKTGDDLPKIEEVNGFCLENLPVRDFILFCEQAYLEERISYFNKIRAYVYLIINKEKAFYRDKEVIKVPMLVPFHKQLIDWFPNAKFLIVIRNPDATISSSKVLTEKSGIELYNSYYDHLVSGYEECKEKCTVLSYDILLQKPEESIKILSKLFGKEYKETKSLIDKKLIRNKDKNEWISDQYLFLFKEAVNGLQVI